The Chryseobacterium shigense genome segment TACCAATGATTTCAATGATGCTCCTTTTCCCTGTAAAGGATATTGTTTTTCCCAGTAGTTGCGCGTATCAAGGTAATCCATTGCCCAGTTGGTCCAGATATTATCTTTCTTAACATCCCAGTATTTATCTATTTCATTGTCTACATACTGAACTAATTTCGTAACCAGTTCTTTCTGTCCGGACCCCTGATAATCTTTGGCATTATCTTTTAACCAGCTATTGATTTTCCCTAAGTTTTTAAGAATGTACAGTGACGTTCCATAAGAACTTGGATATCCGGGATACCATGAGAATCCACCATCCGGATTCTGCAGTTTCTTAAGATCGTCCCAATCCTGGTTAATTGAATTTCTCATTGTATTGGCATCAAATAACAGAGCCAGTTTCTGCATCTGCTCGCCTTCATTTTTACTTTCCAGCACCCAAGGGGTTTCTTCCAGTAAAAGCTGTTTCAGTTCCTGATTTTTTTCAAGATTGGAATTCAGTAATCCTTTGCTTTGATATTCTTCAAAAACAGTTTTCATTTTCGGATTGGCCTTGAATATTTCAGAAGCCAATACATCCGCGAACCATTTGTTGAAGATTACATCAGCAGAGTTGTTCTGATCATTTTTCAGGCTTGGAAGCGCAAACATGATTTCCCAGATCGGATTTGCGGTAAGTTCCAATGTATTGGAAACGTTGGAGATCGTGTTAGAATTTGCATTTTTAAGGTTATCTAAAACGAATGTCTTTGTTTCGCCTTCTTTTACAAATACCGGAACCGCATCTGTCACCAGCATTCTGTTCGGAAGTACAGCAACCGCCTGCTGCTCACCATCTGAATAGGCTCCGGCTTTTGCCACTACTTTTAAAATGATAGAAGAAATATTGTTTGGAACTTTCAGCTTCCATGTTAATGCACTGTTTCCTTTTTCATCTAAGTTAAAATTCTGCACTCCTGCATTGATTCCGAATTGAGAAGAAATGTTTTCATTCGTGAAGGCATCCAGGATCTGAAGTTCTGCTGAACCGCTTAGTTTTTTATCGGTAAGGTTGGATAATTTAGACTGAAGGTTCAGCTCATCTCCTTCTCTTAAAAATCTTGGATAGTTTGGTGTTACAGAGAATTCTTTCTGGGTTACGACCTGTTTTTCCAATGTTGAGGCTCTGGCGTCTTTGGTATGAGCCAGGAACATCAGTTTCCATTTTGTCAATGCTTCCGGAGAAGTGAATTCAAAATTTACATTTCCGTCTGCATCTGTTTTCAGATCCGGGTAGAAGAATGCGGTTTCGTTGAGATTCTGGCGTACAGGTACTTTTTCCAGGTTTTCAACTATTGCCGGCGAATTATCTGAATATCCGGCTGCGGCTGCATCAGCCAGAGCGCCTTCTGTAGTTACCAATCCTGTGGTTGTTTCCAATTTACGAACCATCTTAGCCTTTGCAACAACAGGTGCGGGAGGAGCCGGAGAATATGCAGAATTTTTTACACCTTCGTTTACTTCCAATTCCTGAAGAGCTGAACTTCCATAGAAAATACTTTCATCAAACCAATTAAAGTTGGGTACGTCTACATATTTTCCATTGTAATATTTCAATCTTTTCTGATAGTATTGCTGTAATAAATATTGTCTGATATCATAAGATGTTACCATAGAATATGGCGTATATAAATTCTGCCAGCTGAAGCTATTGGCGGCAAACTGATCCAGTGACATATCATACATATTGGCCAGCACCTCGGCATTTACTTTTTCCTTATCATTTCCTGAAACTTTTACCGTCCATTTTTCTTTTGAATTCGGTTCCAGCTTATCTCTGAAGGTAACGGTTTCTATTTTTAAAGGCTGTTCTGTATCTTTTATTTTTAAAGTTACGGACTGCGTCTGTACATCATTAAATGCTGCAACCTGGAACTGGATATTCAATGCCGCCACACTTTTATCTTTCGGGATATCTGCGGTATATTCCAACACTCCTTTTTTCAGCTGATGTACTTCTGAAACTGTTTTTCCTGAGCCATCCTGAACAAATACATTCACAACAGCATCCGGAATTGCCGAGTATACATATACTTTAGCCTTTTCTCCTCTTGAAAATTCATTCTTCGGTTCAACAACCGTTAAGAACGTTTTTTGTGAAGGTTTTAACGATCCTTTATCCCAGATGCTGAAGTTCTGGGAAGATTTTATGGTATCTTTCCCTTCAATATTATAGAGTTCAAGCTGGTAATCTCCTGCGTCCAGTTTTCCAAGATCTAATTCTGTTGCCGGCTGCTGAAGTTTTTCAGAAATTACTTTTTCTGCTTTCCAGTTTTTAACCTCATCATTTTTATCAAACAGATCATGTGGAAATTTGCTGATAAATTCTTCTTTGGAATACTTTGGAAGATTCTGAACTTCCTGTGCAAAATTATCCCTGAAAATCCTGTTGGGTACGGACAGTTTAGACAGTTTTACCTTATATGATTTTTTAAGATCCTGTTCGTTATAATTTAGAGTTTCTACTTTCAGTTTTACATTTTCATCACTGAATGTATTCTTGATTCCATCAGCTTTAATGTAATGAGAAACCGAAGCTACTTTCAATTGAGTGTCGGCAGACTGTGTTTCTCCGTTAATATCTGTTACCGAAGCATTGACTTCATAATTATCAATCTGGATTCCTTCCAGCTTTTCATCTTTTTTAAGATCAAGACGGATTGTGAATTCTCCTTTTTCATTGGTTTTAACCTCGCCAAGAATGGAATTTTCGTTATCATTATCATGAGGATACCACCAGAAATATCTCCATCTGATGTTATGTTTTTTGATCTCATAACTTACGGTTGTATTGCTCAGAGCTACTCCGGAGAACATCATTGCTTTTCCTTTCAGTTCTATAGTCTGCCCATATTTGTATTCCTCTTTTACAGGATCGAAAGTGACTTCAAATTTTGGTCTTTTATATTCTTCAACCCTGATGTCTTTATATCCGCCTTCAGTTCCTTCATCGGTTTTTAAATAGAAAACTCCGTTCAGCTGGCCTTTCGGAAGGATGAAGCTTCCGTGGTAAGAACCGAATTCATTTGTTGAAAAATTCTGTGAAGAAACCTCCTGGCTGTTGGCATCAAGAAGTGTGATTTTTTGCTTTAAGCCCGAAATTACACCTTCGGTTTCTTTATCAATTTTTGTATTGATAACTTTGAAATACACAGTCTGTCCCGGCCTGTAGATGGCTCTGTCCGTAAAGATCTGTGCCAGCGTACGGGTTTGTTTATTCGGGTTGTAGTTTTCTGCATTTCCGCTGTTTCCGTACACCTGCATGATCTGGAAATCATTGGTTTTCGGCTGGCGGATCAGAAAAGTTCTGTAATATTCTTTGCTGTTCGTGGATGGGAATTTGAAAACGCCATTTGCATCGGTTTTGCCATCAATTTTGTTTAAAGTTTTATTGGCAACAAATTCATAGAAAGTAAGACCTTCATTGGCTGTTGGATTCCCGTTTTCACTGTTAACGAGCTTCAGTACATTGGAAAGCTGGTTTCTGTCTGTTTTTGTCTGGTAGATGATCCTGTTTCCGGAAACCAGAAAATAGAAGTTCTGTCTGACATCACTGTCTTTTGCTTCTGATCCTGCAACGGAATATTCAACAACATAAACTCCTGAAGGAAGAGGCTTGATCTCCAATGAGGTTTTATGAACCTGGTAATCTTTGGAATCTCCAAGCTGGAAAGTTTCTTTTCTTACGAGATTTTTTTTAATTTTTCCAAAAGTATTGTTGTAGGAATTCTGCACATATTGCATCAGTGAAGTGAAATCTTCTTTTACTTCATAAATATTCAGGGAAAATTCTGTTACGTTCTTATGATCTGCCACAAAATGGATCGGCAGATTACTCTGAGTCTGCTGCTCATATTTAATGGTAAGAAAAGGATTGGTAATCTGATTTTCTTTGTTTTTTATATTTTCAAGGAAAGGAGATTTAGGGTATTGTTTCTTAGCCTGATCTGCAATGGCCAAAGCTTCTTTCTCCTTCTTTTTATCCACAAATTCATTCATGATATCTTCCATGATAATGACTTTGTAATCTCCTTCCGTATCAGATTTCAAAAGGTTTTGAAGCTGTTCAAGTTTATCTTTACACTGGTTGTAATTACAGTTTTCCGTCAGCTTTTCTTTCATGAAATAAAGCTTAGGGTTTCCGGTGTTCTGGGCAATAAGTTCGTCAAAAACAGTATTAATCTGGGTTCCGTTCTCCGTCAGTTCATTTTTGGTAAAAAGCCCATTTGCGGAAAGGTAACTGATCTTTTTTACAGCATACCACTCATATACGGTTGGGAAATAAGCAATATCTTTTATGTCTGTAAAAATAGTTTTGTATTTCAGCAGGGAGGTTTTCTTCATTTCCTGTTTCTGCTGATCAAGTTCCTGATAATTTTTCTTCAGATAGTTTTTAAAATCCAGTTTACTCCAGGTTTCAATCTGGGAAATATCCTGTGAATTGATATTGGTTCTGCTTTCTATTTCCCATGAATTCTGGTTATAGTAATCCATAAAAAATTCATTTAAGAGAACTTTATATACGAGTTTCTCTTCTCCTTTAAGCCTGGTATCCGCTTCCTGAAGCTTCTTAAAAAATTGGGAGGCAGAATCATTCTGGTCATCATCCACTGTCTGGTTTACAACACTGAATTCTGCTTTCAGGGAACGGATGAGCTGGATGGCATTGTTTTCTTTCATCGCATGGTTTTGTATGTCTAAAATGATAGGAAGATTAGATTTGTAAGCACCTTTTGCGCTGTTTTCTATTATTTTTTTCCACTGATCGTCGTAGTATTTCTGTGCCGAAACAACGGAAAAGCTCAGCATTAGAAGCAAAAGCATAAAAATCTTGGAAAATCTTTTCATATATGTTATTTTTGATAAATGAATTTCTTAAAAATACTGAAAAAAACTGTTATTGACAGTCAAATTTATGTCTCTGTTATGGGAACTTTATTTGCGGTATTTTTCATGAAAGAGCAAAACACATTCCGTTTCCCTACTGTGCTCTTAATTTTCATTACTTATTTCAGCGGTTATCTTTACACCAAGTACCAATATACCAGGCACTTTTTGAAAATACTGGTTCTGAATGCAATAGCAGGCATTATCTGTGCTTTCCTGATCATTCACAATCATAATGAAATAAGACTTTTGAAATGGTTTGTCATTGTGGTTTTGGGACTGCTTTACAACAGTTTTTTCCTGGACGTCTATATCAGGAAAATCCCATTACTGAAGATATTCTACGTTGGGCTGGTCTGGGCGTTGGTCAACAGCTGGCTTACGCTTCCGGAATTCAGCTTTCCGATATTTTTTATCAGTTTCTTTTTTATAACGGCACTGGTTTTACCCTTTGATATCCGGGACATGGAAAGTGATACGGTACAGACTTTTCCTAAGTTGATAGGTGTACAGAATACAAAATATATTGCCTATCTGCTTGTTTTCATCAGTATGCTGATTGCTGCTTTTTATCTTAAACCTGCTTATGGTATCGCATTTTTTTTATCGGGAATTATTACGTTTATATTTATCTATTTCTCTGAAAATAAAAGAGATGACACTTATTTTTCATTCTGGATAGAAACCTGCTCTGCACTTCCCTTTTTATTTTTACTAATAATGGAGTATTTTTGACGAATGATTATCAAGAAGCTTTCCCTTTACAATTTCAAAAACCATTCGGAGAAGAAATTTGAGTTCTCTCCCCAGATCAATTGTTTTGTGGGAAACAACGGTGCCGGAAAGACGAATATCCTGGATGCACTGCATTATTTATCCGTAGGGAAAAGTTTTTTGGGCAATACAGATTTCAACAATATCAAAAGAGAGGAAGATTTTTTCACCATTGACGCTGAGATTTTAAATGAGGACCGTGAAGATACCATCAAAATCTCCCAGCCCAAAGAAGCCAAAAAGATCATCAAAAAGAATGATAAAAGCTATGACAGGCTTGCAGACCATATCGGATATCTGCCAAGTGTAATGATCTCACCGTATGACTCTAACCTGATTTCAGATTCCGGGGAAAGCCGCAGAAAGTTTCTGGATTCAATGATCTCTCAAACGGATTCGGAGTACCTTTTTGATCTGATACAATATCAGAAAACAGTGCAGCAAAGAAATGCCCTGTTGAAATATTTTGCCAAAAACAGAACCTGGGATAAAGATTCTCTGGAAATCTATGATGCTCCCATCACAAAATTCGGAACGAGGATTTTTGAGAAAAGAAGAAATTTTGTTGAGAAACTGGGTCCAATTGTTCAGAATTTCTACAGGATCATTTCCGGAGGGAAAGAGATGGTTTCGGTTCATTATCAATCTGATTTAATTGCAGGCTTCGACTCCGCTCAGCCTGACAGAAATTTTCAACAGCTCTTAACAGAAAGTCTTGAAAGAGACCGGATGCTGACGTATACTTCAAAGGGAATTCACAAAGATGATCTGCTATTTGAAATGGATCATGTGCTGATTAAAAAGACAGGTTCTCAGGGACAGCAGAAATCTTTCCTGATTTCCTTAAAACTGGCTCAGATGAGTCTTGTGAAAGAATTGACCAAGAAAACTCCCATCCTTCTTCTCGACGACATTTTTGATAAGCTCGATGATACGCGGGTTTCGCAATTGATTGAGCTGGTTAATCAGGAAAGTTTCGGACAGATTTTCATTACGGATACGCACAGGGAGCGTACGGAAAGTGTAGTGAAGAAAATCAATGAGGAAAGCATCATTTTTGATGTTTGATAATACAAACCTGTAACCTGAACCCATGAAGAAGAATAAAAAACGTGAATTTCAATCCTCAGAGCTTGTAAAATCTTTTGCAAGGATACATGGTTTTGAGCATAAGCTGATTGCTTTTGAAATTAAGGATTTCCTTGAAGACTATCTGGATGAAAGTCTTTTCAGTGAGATCAGAAGCGTTAATATTGAAGACAAGTGCATTATCATTAGGATTGATTCTCCTATATTAAAACATGATTTCCAGATGCGTAAGAGCTTTTATCTTAAAAAGTTTCAGGACAAATTCGGAGAGGCTCAATTCAGTGATATAAGGATTGTTTAGATCTTATAAATATCACTAAAATCTTTCTTCAAAATATTAATGATCTTCAGATTTATTTGTAATTGTACTGCTCATCAGATCATCTGCTTTTTTATCCAGACCTGAACGCAGCGGAAAGAAAAACTTAAACGGATGCTTTACAAAATATTTGAAAATCTCACGGTAAATTTCACTTACCTGTCCGAAGTTCATTTTTCTTGATCTGAATGCCAGGAACATAGATAATGTAAAACTTACCAGGAAGTTAAAGAACCCAATTAAAAAGACAGTAAAGAAAGATATCCAGAAGGTATAGGAATCCACTGAAAAATCCTTTCCGTAAAGCCCCAAAGCAAAGTTTCCGGCAGCAAAGGTAATGTGCCTGATATCAAGATCCAATCCGAAAAACAAACCTACCGGAGCGGTTGCCCCCAAAAATACCCCAAACCAGAAATTGGAAACAATTCCCGGCCAGTTCTTAGCATAATATTTAGATAAACTTTTCGCAAACTTTTTCCCGAAAAAATTTCTGATGGAAAGGTTTTTTGCAATTCTTTCCGGGATCTGGTAAAACACGGAATTGTTGCCTATATTCCCTGAAATAATTCCTGAAATAAAAAGATAGAATCCTGCAATACTGGCATGCAGTATGGCTTTGGATTTAAAAGGATCAAGGTCTTTTAATAGTTTATCTGACCTTTCTACAGCTAAATTCTGAGAAAAAAATACATCCAAACCATAAATAATCGCCAGCGCAATAGGAAATGAGAGAAGCACATTCCCCACAAATGCAATAAACTGGCTTCTGAACAGCTTTGATACAAGATGGGCAAATTCGGTATTATTCCGTTTGCTGTTTCCTTCTTCTGATAATACTTTGGTCATCGTAGCCGCTGTCATTGCAGGCTGTTTCGTGGCCAGGGTAAAGCCCATCAGATAGATCATCACAAACCCCATCGCATAATTGATTGAATATAAAAATGCATGTGAAAAATCACTGCCCGGGATATATCCGTACAGCATTTTCAGAACACAAAGTGCTCCAACAATGATCCCTCCTCCGCTGGCTTTATAAAACATTGTCATGTATTCTTTCCGGGTAGAGGTAATGTAATGGGTTCCGGTTTCTGCAGTATGGTTGGTAATAAGGTGCGAGATTAGACGTGTACTGTCGTTGATCAGATCTGCAATATTATTTTTATGGGATTTGTAGCTGAGTATATTAAAAACCAGCTGTTTAGATTTTATGGTAATATCCTGTTCATTATCAATAACCAAAAGCTGTACGATCTCATAGATTCTTTCAGTCTGCTGACGGATCTTAAGCAGCGATTGGTTGATCTTTCCCGAAATCCCGTATTTGGCTGAGTTTTTAAAGGCGATATTGACAAATTCAAGGCACTGCTCTGCATAGATCTTGATCTGCTTATAACGGCTGTCTTTGGAGTGCAGCTGCAGGCCCGGATCTTTTTTAAAGTCTTCGGTAAGTACTTCAAGTTCATTCTGAAGGGCCAAGAACGGATTATCAAGATTCCTGTACTGAGGAGCCATTCTTACCACTTCCACTTCCATGGCCATTCCTGTAACACGCCAGGAAAGAATATTCATCGAGAAGATCAGCTCTTTTTTAACATTGGGTTTGGTTATAAAATCTGAAGCACCCAGCAGAGTTAAAAATTCATCAATTTCATTTTCAGGAAGATTGTGAAGATATTTCAGGTCTTTCTTGGGTCTGAAACTCACATTATCAATCATGTACCACACCGTTTTTTCATTTTCTACGGGTGGTAAAATTTTATTAAGGATTCTTTTTTTCAGTTCCGGAAAGAAGGCATTTTCTGAAAGGATATTGGCCTCGGTAAGAGAAAGGTTGAAAGGTCTTCCTTTGAAAATATTATGAATGTAATGTTTAAAATTTTCAGCAAAATCCGGGTTACTTCTCAGAAAATTAAGGACATCTGTAAAATCTGCCCTTTTTATGCTCTCTAAAAACTCGGCAAATGGCTCTAAAGAAATAGTTTCGTTCTTAAAAGAGAAATATTTTTTAAGAACTGATTCAAAATTTGTACTGGAATTAAAAAATTTCATTGGTACAAAGATACTATTTCAAACTCACATTCCTCATCTGTCTCATGATCCAATTATGTTTCTTTCTCAAATACGGGGATGGGTTTTTAGGATCATATTTCTTTGGATTAGGCAGTACAGCGGCAATCCAGGCGGCATCTGAAGCGCTCAGATCTTTAGAGGATTTCCCGAAATAATACTGTGCGGCAGCTTCCACACCAAATACGCCCTGCCCCATTTCAATGGAATTCAGGTATCTTTCAAGAATGATATCCTTGCTCCATACTTTCTCAATAATAAAGGTGTAAACAGCTTCAAGTCCTTTTCTGAACCAGCTTCTTCCCTGCCAGAGGAAAACATTTTTGGCTGTCTGCTGGGAAATAGTGCTTCCACCGCGGATTTTTCTTCCTTTTTCATTATTCTTCATTGCTTTTTCGATGGCTGTATAATCGAAACCGTTATGATCAAAGAATTTCTGGTCTTCGGAAGCAATTACTGCTTTTTTAACATTATTACCCATTTCATCATAGGAAATATAATCCCTGTGCAGCTTTCCATACTCAAAAAGGCCTCCAATCTGTGTTATGGTGATTGGTGGATTAAAAAATCTGCCCCAAACAATAAAAAATACGTTCAGAACAAGAATAATAAAAACAGCCTGCTTAATTTTTTTCCACATAATTTCTAAAAACGACTACAAAAATAAACAATTCGTTCGAGTTACTGAAGTTCTTTCATATAGGTAAGCTGATATTCCGGCAGCAGTTCGGGATGGAAGATCTTAATGTAATCTTTCAGGATAAGGTCTGCCCTTATGGCTCCGCTTTCAAAAAAATCATTGGCTTTCTGTCTTTCTTTTCCTGCAATGGTGTAGATCTTTCCTTTATTGAATACCTCCAGTTTTCCATAAAGAGGATTAGTTCCCAACATTTCTTTTTTTGAAGCGTGAATTCCTGCGTTTATCCAGTAACGTACACTGCCGGATTTGGCATATACTTCTTCAAAGCTCATGGTGAGGGATTTTTCTTCTTTATTATCTTTCATGATGTAGGAAGCGTTGGCATCCGTAATATAATTGGCCACAGATGTTTTCCCTCCCGGAAGATACCATACATTTCCGTACATTTCATTGGCAAGCACTACAGGTTGGTCTTTTGCTTTTAATGCCAGCTGTTTCAGTTTATTATAATTTTTTTCAATTTCCCTGTATTTTTCCCCGGCTTCTTTCTCTTTTCCGAAGAATTCCCCGAAAAGTTTGATATAAGCCGTTTTTTCCAATGGAAGCTGTTCCATATATTCATCAAGGAAAACTACCTGAATTCCGTTATTTTTCAGGAGCTGGTAGGTATTGTCGAAACTTGCAATATAATTGGTGAAAACAGCATCCGGTTTCATGGAAATGATTTTTTCTACGTCATATTTCTGTTCGCTTCCTACATTCTGAATCTTTCCTTCTTTCAAAAGGCTCTGGATCTTCTCCGAGTAGATATATTCCGGGCTGGAAACTCCAACAACCAGATTTTCGGCTCCAAGCTCAGAAATATATCCTGCCATACTGGCATTTAAAAGGACAATTTTCTTAAACGGGGTCTGATTTGTTTTAAAAGTATAGGTGAAATTTCCCGATTTCAGTTCCAAAATACCATCATGCTCCTTAAATTGTGTACGGTTTGATATTTGGTTCCAGTTTGGGGGTGAAATTTTTTGTTCTCTTTTACAGGAGATTAGCGCTGCAACTGTAAATAAAAGTAAAATTCTCTGTTTCATCTTTCAAAGAAAGGAAAAAAGTGCTATATTTGCAAACCTTTAATAAAGGCCTCGTGGCGCAACTGAATAGCGCATCTGATTACGGCTCAGAAGGTTACAGGTTTGAATCCTGTCGAGGTCACTTGAAACGGCAAATATCATAGATATTTGCCGTTTTTATTGTTAATTCTTTCCAACTTGTGTTTTTTGGGAGCTGCACCAAAATTGGTACTAACAAGTTTTTTTAACGTAAAGGTAAAATTCAATCCGTTTATTGATAAGGAAGCCAAGAAAGCGACAAAGTCGCAGATGAAGCTGTATGGTTATGCGCCGGCTTAGAAAGAATCAATGAAATTGATTCCACCTTTGCCATCTTTAAAATATAACATCACCCATTAAACCTTTGCGTTAAAAAAAATATCCCGCAGATTAAGCCGATTGAGCAGATTTTATTTCTGTTCTTACTTTCTAGCTAACTACATTTATTTCCTTTTCTCTTCTTTCCAGAATAATGTACGCTGCATCCAGCATTTTAATAAGATGAATATATGGGTTGATGATATTCTTCTCCGGCACATTCTCGTAGACTCCCAGTGAGAAATAGACAATCCCGGACATAAAATAATCAAATTCCCTGATGCTGTATTCTTTGAATGCTTTTTTAAAGACCAGCAGAGGATTTTGATATTCCTTCTCCGAAAGCAGGCCGAGAAGCAATGGAGAGACATTTTCCAGCTGGGTATTAATGCTCCGTTTCTTTTCCGTAAGTGCTATAAGATAACCTGCACGCACAAACGAACGCATAGACTGATGAAACTGAAAGATAACGGACGGATCTTCTTTTATCCATGTATTTCTATTGATAGCGCAATTCATAATGCTGCTTAACTGCTCTTTAGAGGCCGCCAGATCATTGAACTGAAAATAGGCCT includes the following:
- a CDS encoding ABC transporter substrate-binding protein, coding for MKQRILLLFTVAALISCKREQKISPPNWNQISNRTQFKEHDGILELKSGNFTYTFKTNQTPFKKIVLLNASMAGYISELGAENLVVGVSSPEYIYSEKIQSLLKEGKIQNVGSEQKYDVEKIISMKPDAVFTNYIASFDNTYQLLKNNGIQVVFLDEYMEQLPLEKTAYIKLFGEFFGKEKEAGEKYREIEKNYNKLKQLALKAKDQPVVLANEMYGNVWYLPGGKTSVANYITDANASYIMKDNKEEKSLTMSFEEVYAKSGSVRYWINAGIHASKKEMLGTNPLYGKLEVFNKGKIYTIAGKERQKANDFFESGAIRADLILKDYIKIFHPELLPEYQLTYMKELQ
- the recF gene encoding DNA replication/repair protein RecF (All proteins in this family for which functions are known are DNA-binding proteins that assist the filamentation of RecA onto DNA for the initiation of recombination or recombinational repair.), which produces MIIKKLSLYNFKNHSEKKFEFSPQINCFVGNNGAGKTNILDALHYLSVGKSFLGNTDFNNIKREEDFFTIDAEILNEDREDTIKISQPKEAKKIIKKNDKSYDRLADHIGYLPSVMISPYDSNLISDSGESRRKFLDSMISQTDSEYLFDLIQYQKTVQQRNALLKYFAKNRTWDKDSLEIYDAPITKFGTRIFEKRRNFVEKLGPIVQNFYRIISGGKEMVSVHYQSDLIAGFDSAQPDRNFQQLLTESLERDRMLTYTSKGIHKDDLLFEMDHVLIKKTGSQGQQKSFLISLKLAQMSLVKELTKKTPILLLDDIFDKLDDTRVSQLIELVNQESFGQIFITDTHRERTESVVKKINEESIIFDV
- a CDS encoding alpha-2-macroglobulin family protein, yielding MKRFSKIFMLLLLMLSFSVVSAQKYYDDQWKKIIENSAKGAYKSNLPIILDIQNHAMKENNAIQLIRSLKAEFSVVNQTVDDDQNDSASQFFKKLQEADTRLKGEEKLVYKVLLNEFFMDYYNQNSWEIESRTNINSQDISQIETWSKLDFKNYLKKNYQELDQQKQEMKKTSLLKYKTIFTDIKDIAYFPTVYEWYAVKKISYLSANGLFTKNELTENGTQINTVFDELIAQNTGNPKLYFMKEKLTENCNYNQCKDKLEQLQNLLKSDTEGDYKVIIMEDIMNEFVDKKKEKEALAIADQAKKQYPKSPFLENIKNKENQITNPFLTIKYEQQTQSNLPIHFVADHKNVTEFSLNIYEVKEDFTSLMQYVQNSYNNTFGKIKKNLVRKETFQLGDSKDYQVHKTSLEIKPLPSGVYVVEYSVAGSEAKDSDVRQNFYFLVSGNRIIYQTKTDRNQLSNVLKLVNSENGNPTANEGLTFYEFVANKTLNKIDGKTDANGVFKFPSTNSKEYYRTFLIRQPKTNDFQIMQVYGNSGNAENYNPNKQTRTLAQIFTDRAIYRPGQTVYFKVINTKIDKETEGVISGLKQKITLLDANSQEVSSQNFSTNEFGSYHGSFILPKGQLNGVFYLKTDEGTEGGYKDIRVEEYKRPKFEVTFDPVKEEYKYGQTIELKGKAMMFSGVALSNTTVSYEIKKHNIRWRYFWWYPHDNDNENSILGEVKTNEKGEFTIRLDLKKDEKLEGIQIDNYEVNASVTDINGETQSADTQLKVASVSHYIKADGIKNTFSDENVKLKVETLNYNEQDLKKSYKVKLSKLSVPNRIFRDNFAQEVQNLPKYSKEEFISKFPHDLFDKNDEVKNWKAEKVISEKLQQPATELDLGKLDAGDYQLELYNIEGKDTIKSSQNFSIWDKGSLKPSQKTFLTVVEPKNEFSRGEKAKVYVYSAIPDAVVNVFVQDGSGKTVSEVHQLKKGVLEYTADIPKDKSVAALNIQFQVAAFNDVQTQSVTLKIKDTEQPLKIETVTFRDKLEPNSKEKWTVKVSGNDKEKVNAEVLANMYDMSLDQFAANSFSWQNLYTPYSMVTSYDIRQYLLQQYYQKRLKYYNGKYVDVPNFNWFDESIFYGSSALQELEVNEGVKNSAYSPAPPAPVVAKAKMVRKLETTTGLVTTEGALADAAAAGYSDNSPAIVENLEKVPVRQNLNETAFFYPDLKTDADGNVNFEFTSPEALTKWKLMFLAHTKDARASTLEKQVVTQKEFSVTPNYPRFLREGDELNLQSKLSNLTDKKLSGSAELQILDAFTNENISSQFGINAGVQNFNLDEKGNSALTWKLKVPNNISSIILKVVAKAGAYSDGEQQAVAVLPNRMLVTDAVPVFVKEGETKTFVLDNLKNANSNTISNVSNTLELTANPIWEIMFALPSLKNDQNNSADVIFNKWFADVLASEIFKANPKMKTVFEEYQSKGLLNSNLEKNQELKQLLLEETPWVLESKNEGEQMQKLALLFDANTMRNSINQDWDDLKKLQNPDGGFSWYPGYPSSYGTSLYILKNLGKINSWLKDNAKDYQGSGQKELVTKLVQYVDNEIDKYWDVKKDNIWTNWAMDYLDTRNYWEKQYPLQGKGASLKSLVKQKAKTAKITDFTFFGLHRAALLMNGYGLKDVSDKLMNYLKETSTDTKTQGVYWKQNLNDWGWFGSKVVNHAGALEAFNTLKPNDQAMIEDMKIWLITQKEVNSWGSSRGTSEVIFTILNSGKSWTSAESDKATIVWGGKELAPQTQATGYVKSTVKTDAVDKNLGTVTVTKPGPGIVQGGLFWQYYEDLDKIKSSENYISITKELYKKVKTVNGEELQKISSDTPLKIGDKVTVRMILNTDRAMEFIHIKDMRAAGFEPVDALSGYQWKNSLGYYQSTKDASTNFYIQYMPKGKYIFEYDLVSNAAGKFSNGITTMQNYYAPQMNAHTKGTNVTISE
- the mtgA gene encoding monofunctional biosynthetic peptidoglycan transglycosylase, which produces MWKKIKQAVFIILVLNVFFIVWGRFFNPPITITQIGGLFEYGKLHRDYISYDEMGNNVKKAVIASEDQKFFDHNGFDYTAIEKAMKNNEKGRKIRGGSTISQQTAKNVFLWQGRSWFRKGLEAVYTFIIEKVWSKDIILERYLNSIEMGQGVFGVEAAAQYYFGKSSKDLSASDAAWIAAVLPNPKKYDPKNPSPYLRKKHNWIMRQMRNVSLK
- a CDS encoding DciA family protein codes for the protein MKKNKKREFQSSELVKSFARIHGFEHKLIAFEIKDFLEDYLDESLFSEIRSVNIEDKCIIIRIDSPILKHDFQMRKSFYLKKFQDKFGEAQFSDIRIV
- a CDS encoding recombinase — translated: MKFFNSSTNFESVLKKYFSFKNETISLEPFAEFLESIKRADFTDVLNFLRSNPDFAENFKHYIHNIFKGRPFNLSLTEANILSENAFFPELKKRILNKILPPVENEKTVWYMIDNVSFRPKKDLKYLHNLPENEIDEFLTLLGASDFITKPNVKKELIFSMNILSWRVTGMAMEVEVVRMAPQYRNLDNPFLALQNELEVLTEDFKKDPGLQLHSKDSRYKQIKIYAEQCLEFVNIAFKNSAKYGISGKINQSLLKIRQQTERIYEIVQLLVIDNEQDITIKSKQLVFNILSYKSHKNNIADLINDSTRLISHLITNHTAETGTHYITSTRKEYMTMFYKASGGGIIVGALCVLKMLYGYIPGSDFSHAFLYSINYAMGFVMIYLMGFTLATKQPAMTAATMTKVLSEEGNSKRNNTEFAHLVSKLFRSQFIAFVGNVLLSFPIALAIIYGLDVFFSQNLAVERSDKLLKDLDPFKSKAILHASIAGFYLFISGIISGNIGNNSVFYQIPERIAKNLSIRNFFGKKFAKSLSKYYAKNWPGIVSNFWFGVFLGATAPVGLFFGLDLDIRHITFAAGNFALGLYGKDFSVDSYTFWISFFTVFLIGFFNFLVSFTLSMFLAFRSRKMNFGQVSEIYREIFKYFVKHPFKFFFPLRSGLDKKADDLMSSTITNKSEDH